In the Pleuronectes platessa chromosome 8, fPlePla1.1, whole genome shotgun sequence genome, one interval contains:
- the LOC128445683 gene encoding uncharacterized protein LOC128445683, which yields MRETLQYLLLGLFLIAAVGSACVPFQCLRCNLTDLTLPGNISVQGLRNASCIQDDLYANISSKCKKDLKVSSNRNETEIDEGKAINLKCVHDLKKLVSLSGWKKDGEEISKEKNKTTFRLKKALAHKSGKYSCYVESSCGYLESEPHDLKIKNNSQILLIVCGISALVLVVTMGLVLKYKLKRDSAKHKERMEMRNQAARSGGPNPIGPRV from the exons ATGAGAGAGACGCTTCAATATCTTCTGCTTGGTCTTTTCCTCATAG CTGCTGTTGGCTCTGCCTGTGTTCCTTTCCAGTGTCTGAGATGTAACCTCACGGACTTGACTCTACCAg GTAACATCTCTGTCCAGGGACTGCGGAACGCTTCCTGCATTCAGG ATGATCTATATGCAAATATTtcatcaaaatgcaaaaaag ACTTAAAGGTTTCTTCCAACCGCAATGAAACTGAAATTGATGAGGGCAAAGCCATCAATCTGAAATGTGTCCATGACCTCAAAAAGCTGGTGTCGTTGTCCGGATGGAAGAAGGACGGGGAGGAAATCTCGAAGGAAAAGAACAAGACCACATTTAGGCTCAAAAAAGCTTTGGCGCATAAGTCGGGCAAGTACAGCTGCTATGTGGAGAGCTCATGTGGCTATTTGGAGTCCGAGCCACATGATCTCAAAATTAAAA ACAACAGTCAGATCCTCCTCATCGTCTGTGGGATTTCAGCTTTGGTCCTGGTCGTGACTATGGGACTGGTGCTGAAGTACAAGCTGAAAAGAGACAGCG caaaacacaaagagaggatGGAGATGAGGAACCAGGCGGCGAGGTCTGGAGGTCCAAATCCAATCGGGCCGAGGGTCTAA
- the arl3l1 gene encoding ADP ribosylation factor like GTPase 3, like 1, translating into MGASLLQGLLSVIEKLKGSTEREVRIVLLGLDNAGKTTLLKSLASEDVNTITPTQGFNIKSVASHGMKLNVWDIGGQRKIRPFWKKYLENTDLLIYVIDSADKKRFEETGLELSELTEEENLKGVPVLIFANKQDLATASPASEIAEGLNLHTYRDREWQIQACSAVNGEGVQDGMNWICNNILNRKK; encoded by the exons ATGGGTGCTTCCCTCCTGCAGGGCTTACTCTCTGTCATTGAGAAGCTGAAGGGATCCACTGAGCGGGAGGTCAGGATAGTGCTCCTGGGCCTGGACAACGCCGGCAAGACCACCCTGCTGAAGAGCCTGGCCTCTGAGGACGTGAACACCATCACACCAACGCAG GGCTTCAACATAAAGAGCGTCGCCTCTCATGGGATGAAACTCAACGTTTGGGACATcggaggacagaggaagatCCGGCCCTTCTGGAAAAAGTATCTGGAAAACACAGACCTGTTG ATTTATGTTATTGACAGTGCAGACAAGAAGCGGTTTGAAGAGACGGGCCTG GAGCTGTCTGAGCTCACCGAGGAGGAGAATCTAAAGGGTGTTCCAGTTCTCATCTTTGCCAACAAGCAGGATCTGGCCACAGCATCGCCAGCCAGCGAGATCGCCGAGGGACTCAACCTGCACACGTACCGGGACCGCGAGTGGCAGATCCAGGCCTGCTCTGCTGTGAACGGGGAGGGAGTTCAG GATGGCATGAACTGGATTTGCAACAACATCCTGAACAGGAAGAAGTGA
- the LOC128445613 gene encoding soluble guanylate cyclase 88E, which translates to MYGLLCESLHDFIKESYGDDVWKLVRERADVRLHSFVTHQVYSESVIPRIAKAASGVTGTPYNELMNSWGVYFLGFVGKYGYDRILKVLGRHVRDFVNGLDNLHEYLRFSYPKVQPPTFFCQEESATGVTLHYRSKRKGYLHYAMGQLRQMGKQFYDTDIQVEVMSEQIVGDYSHVTMRLNFDNSAYRYIMKEDEEEQEILPITSDFFFEVFPFNIVFRQDMVVHNVGSGLSTVFPDLDGKKITDAFLLARPLVEFNWNMIISHPNNGSISKQSDTKTQLNLKLKGQMRYMPEWESIIFLGTPVMESLSAMFRTGLYINDLSMHDSSRDLVLAGTQQSEELKRALIQEQKKSSKLEESMKMLDYEMKKTDDLLYRMIPKPVAKRLRKGEPAVNTCEVFPDVTILFSDVVGFTRICSHITPMQVVSMLNTMYTLFDTLSEKHRVFKVETIGDAYMVVAGAPEKTKYHAHNICDMALDMVRSIDHLKDPSNGNHIQIRVGIHSGMVVAGVVGHKMPRYGLHGDTVHTASAMESNGKEMHIQLTSATYEHLKGSHFIFERRGIITIKGNVEIETYWLKGKRDKDGNAQAACPQFEIQTISKANIKAPEAKRAEEGMVFPLVAGDGKDDAKSSPSHRIKMEISGHSPEEKMEEGRKEEMSGHKAHHKDALQDGHRDPHLERNSPESDDRDSIAESHASSCDSHSSKSAMCSVS; encoded by the exons ATGTACGGGCTGCTGTGCGAGAGTCTTCACGACTTCATCAAGGAGTCGTACGGAGATGATGTGTGGAAGCTGGTCAGGGAGAGAGCAGATGTCAGGCTGCACTCCTTTGTCACCCACCAG GTGTATAGCGAGAGCGTGATACCCCGTATCGCGAAGGCAGCCAGTGGAGTGACAGGGACGCCCTACAATGAGCTGATGAACTCCTGGGGTGTCTATTTCCTGGGCTTTGTGGGGAAGTACGGCTATGACAGGATCCTCAAG GTGTTGGGTCGCCATGTACGTGACTTTGTCAACGGCCTCGACAACCTCCATGAATACCTGCGCTTCAGCTACCCCAAGGTGCAGCCCCCGACCTTCTTCTGCCAGGAGGAGTCTGCTACTGGAGTCACCCTGCACTACAG GAGTAAGCGTAAAGGCTACCTGCACTATGCCATGGGTCAGCTGAGGCAGATGGGGAAGCAGTTCTACGACACCGACATCCAAGTGGAGGTGATGTCTGAGCAGATTGTCGGAGACTACTCCCACGTCACCATGag GCTGAACTTTGACAACTCAGCCTACCGCTACATCatgaaggaggatgaggaagagcaggagatttTGCCCATTACCTCAGACTTCTTCTTTGAGGTCTTCCCCTTCAATATTGTCTTCAGACAG GACATGGTGGTGCACAACGTGGGCTCGGGCCTGTCTACTGTCTTCCCTGATCTGGATGGGAAGAAAATCACAGACGCCTTCTTGCTCGCTCGCCCCCTAGTGGAGTTCAACTGGAACATG ATCATCTCCCACCCCAACAACGG ATCAATTTCGAAGCAGTCAGACACAAAAACCCAGCTCAA CCTGAAACTAAAAGGACAAATGAGATACATGCCAGAATGGGAGTCCATCATCTTCCTGGGAACTCCTGT gATGGAGAGTCTGAGTGCCATGTTCAGGACCGGCCTGTACATCAACGACCTGAGCATGCACGACTCCAGCAGAGACCTGGTGTTGGCGGGGACTCAGCAgtcagaggagctgaagagagCTCTCATACAG GAGCAGAAGAAGTCCAGCAAGCTGGAGGAGAGTATGAAGATGTTGGATTATGAAATGAAGAAGACTGATGACCTTCTCTACAGGATGATTCCAAAGCCGGTGGCCAAGAGGCTCCGCAAAGGAGAGCCTGCTGTGAACACTTGTGAG GTGTTCCCAGATGTGACCATTCTCTTCAGCGATGTTGTGGGTTTTACCCGCATTTGCAGCCACATCACCCCGATGCAGGTGGTCTCCATGCTCAACACCATGTACACGCTGTTTGACACGCTCAGCGAGAAGCACCGTGTCTTCAAG GTCGAGACCATCGGAGATGCCTACATGGTGGTTGCTGGGGCTCCGGAGAAAACCAAGTACCACGCTCATAACATTTGTGACATGGCCCTCGACATGGTGCGCTCCATCGACCACCTGAAGGATCCCTCCAACGGCAACCACATACAGATTCGTGTTG GGATCCACTCTGGCATGGTTGTGGCAGGTGTGGTGGGACATAAGATGCCACGTTACGGTCTGCACGGGGACACGGTCCACACCGCGTCCGCCATGGAGAGCAACGGCAAG GAGATGCACATTCAGCTCACCAGCGCCACCTATGAGCACCTGAAAGGAAGCCACTTCATTTTCGAAAGGAGGGGCATCATCACCATCAAG GGGAATGTTGAAATCGAGACGTACTGGCTGAAAGGCAAGAGGGACAAGGACGGGAACGCTCAGGCCGCGTGTCCGCAGTTTGAGATTCAGACCATCAGCAAGGCCAACATCAAAGCCCCCGAGGCCAAACGAGCTGAGGAGGGAATG GTCTTTCCTCTGGTTGCGGGGGACGGCAAGGACGATGCCAAGTCTAGTCCCTCTCACCGCATCAAGATGGAGATTTCAGGCCATTCAccggaggagaagatggaggagggcCGCAAGGAGGAGATGTCCGGTCATAAG GCCCACCACAAGGACGCTTTGCAGGACGGCCACAGGGACCCTCACCTGGAACGGAACTCGCCCGAGTCTGACGACCGAGACTCCATCGCGGAGTCCCACGCCAGCTCCTGCGACTCCCACTCCTCCAAGAGTGCCATGTGCTCCGTGTCGTGA